The Thalassolituus oleivorans MIL-1 genome includes the window GCCAATAAAACAAACTTTAAGTAAATACGATGCCAGCATATTATTATCACCGCCATCAAAGCCTATTGGGTCTCGCGCTGTCCAGCGTCCGGTTTCTGGATCGTAGTCACGATACCTGAATCGAATCAAGCCGGTGTCGGTATCATAAAGCCCGCCTGAAGCAAGCTTTTGCAGGAAACGAACACGCTCACTCGTTAACAACCGGAATCTGATTAAATACAAACGGATCATTGTCCGTCGGATACAAGCGAGTATAAGGCTGATCATCAATCAGTTTAAGATCATTACCACCGCTCGCCATTTCAGGAAAAGGCAGTGATGTGTCAGGGAGGCTTCTTCCATACTCGTAAAAAGGATCAAGCATATCGAGTAAGTCTAAATAGGAGGTAACAATAATAGACAAGTATGCATTTCCTTCGAAATACGGCACGAGTGGTAAAACATTCGACATCAAAAAACCATCTCGAAACGATAGTTTCAACTCATACACTGAATTGTCAGTTGTAGGCTCTTCGCCATTACGAGGAAGAATGTACTTTATAGCAAGAGGATTTATTGGTGCTGTAAAATATTGCTGATACTCTTCATTACCTTCTGAGAAATCCCCATTGCTGGCGTATAAATACTCATTCACATTGGTGCCTGACACAAGCAAGGTATAAGCACTATCACCATCCACTTTTTCATTAACAATTAGGGATCTAAAGCTCGCACTTAACAAGGTAGTATCGAGATTACATGAACCTTTTATAGGATATGAATATACGACGTCAACATAGTTAGGATTTTCAACTTTAAGAACATTATAGAAACACCATTGATCGCCTGAATCATCTTCAAAGTATAAGGTGCGACCATACGTACCGTAATCGCTGAATTCAACTTCATGACTTAATAGGCTGTCAGGTTCATTTCTTTTTTCAGAGCAAGCTGAGATCATCAAGATGGTAGTAATTAATAGGATATATTTCATGATCTAGTTTTCATTAAAAGTTAAAGAATAATCAACGACTTCATCATCAGACGTCAAAATAGAAAAACTAAAATCATAGCCATCAAATCTCGGAAGTTGAACAAACGAATCAAGACCACTTTGATTCCAGATTAATTCGACGGCGGTAGTAGAGGTTCTGCCATCTAGTAGTCGCTCTACTCGTTTAATACCTACAGGGCTCAAAAGGTACTGACTACCATTCAAGGTAATATCTAAATTGTCATCAAACGAAGCTGTATCACTTAGCTTAACTCCCGTTATTTTCCTTTTATGACCAAGCAAATTTTCACCATCGAAGCGTTTAACAAGACCTTTAGGATGAAAACCATACTCGCCATAACCGAGCAATCGTCCATCATCTGAAAATGAGACAACCAACTCTCCAGTTACAATCTGCTTATCGGTACTCGATTCTTTGTAATAATTTTTCAGGCGATAACCAGAATCTGTAATTTCGATATCTGCAGCATCGCCATCTTTTAAATCTTCGTCAAAGTAGAACGAGAAAGGCCGATGATTAATAAAGTCATAGATGAATGTATTATCTTCAAAACCTATCAACGCCCCTTCAAGCAACGCATAAACCCACGCAGTGGTTTTTACCTCTAATTTAGAAACCGTATAATCTGAGCCACTTACCGTTTCGTAATTCGCTACATCTTCTATCTTTAACAACCATACACCCGTGCGATATTCCATCGACGTGCCCGTGTGCGGCGGCGGTAATTCATTATCCAAAAAATCTGAATCAATAGTATCAGCACTAGAGATAGTACTGCGGAGAAGCAATAATAAAAAAAACGATATTTTAACTAACACCTTACTGTCCTTGTTTATAATTATTCCAGATTAAAATACTCAACAATCACGCTGAGTAATAATCACATCACCACGGCAACGGCTCTGCTACTTCCGCCCATTTTTGGCCATCATGCACCTCGGCTAATTCTTCACCCAGTCGCTCACACTTTTCCATTGCCTCATCCCAACGTTTTCTGCGGATGCTGTAATCAGGATATTCATAAAAATCATCTAAATCCGGAATACGCCCACCGGGCAAGGTAGCAGCAAACTCCCATGACGGCGCGATAATAATGGTGCGTTTGTAATATTCGCGCGACGCGACGCGCCAACGTAATTTTTTATCAAACCAGCCGCCTTTGGGGGCTTGGGCAAAATAATGCGGATACAGCACAAAGCCTTTTTCGGGCATAACAGGTAAATCAAATTGGTAGTCGGTTACGCCGCCATCACGGTAGGTGCCTTTCGGCGCTCCGGGAATATTACGCACACCGGCAATCACTAATGGAATTGCACCGCTGGCTAAAATAGCCGGTTTTAAATTCTCGGCGGTAAGTGCGACATGGCGCGCAGGTAAATGCGGAAAGTGATCAATGGGCGGTTTTTCTGGATGATGAAACATAACCCGTTCGATCCACGGGCGCATGGCTGCAGGAGAAACCAAATTAGCCGTCATGGCTCCAGCAATACCGAGCATTTGCACGTATTTTTGATCAATACCGGCGAGTCCTTTAAAGCGCGCCACAAGGGTGTGATAACGCACATTAGGATTATTAATAATTTCGGCAATGCCGTTATCGCCTAGAATCACATCTAATACATGGCGACATTCTGTTGCCACTTCTTGCGCGGTAGGCTTTGCTGAATATTGTTGGCTTAAATAGGCTTCTTGAAAGCGTGCATGAGCCTCAAGGGGGTTTTGTTGAGCAAAGCAGGCCATGCGCCAAGCACCAGCGGATGTGCCCAGTACATGCAAAGGCTCGGTACGCTCGTTAAACCAATGAGTCAGGAGGTAGCGATCCATTGAGGCTAGGGCTAGCCATTTAGGCCCACCAGACGCTGCCAGCAGCATTTCGATATCACTTGGCTGTAATCCATTCGCACGAATATGGGCGAGGGCTTCACTACCGGCAAAAATTTTTAAGGCGGGCGGGGTCACGGTTTAACTCCTAAACGTTCAAGCTTTATATTGAGGCTTAGTTGTACCGTGAGCATCCTGCCGCTAAAAGAGTTAAAGACGCAATACTCAGAGTATTTTGGTCATTTATCGGAATGAATGTTATGCCGGTTCGTACACAACAAAGCTGTAGTCATATGGGTTAGGGCCGTCGGCGGCAAAGTCTTCACGTGCTACTTCTTGCCATGCGGCTTTGTCGTACTCTGGGAAAAAAGCATCCCCTTCCACATCAGCATGTACTTCGGTCAAATACAAACGATCACAATGCGGCAAGGTTAATCCATAAATTTCTGCACCACCAATAATCATAGCTTCGTCTTGACCATTAACTAAGCAAATACTTTCGGCGAGTTCACGTGCCGCTTCAACCGTATGTACAACTTTAATGCCATCAGCGGTGAAATCAGGCTGGCGAGTAATAATGATATTGGTACGTCCCGGTAATGGCTTACCAATACTCTCGAAGGTTTTACGACCCATAATAATGGGTTTACCTAAGGTCGTTTTTTTAAAATACTTTAGGTCTTCTGGTAAGTACCAAGGCAATGCATTATTGCGGCCGATCACACGGTTTTGGGCAACAGCGACCATTAACGATAATTTCACAAATAATTCCTTACGCTACCCGTTTAAATCGCAACCGGCGCTTTAATATGCGCATGGGATTCGTAACCTTCGATTACAAAGTCTTCGAATTTATAGTCGAATATACTGTCAGGTTTACGTGCAATTACGAGTTTAGCCAACGGTAGTGGCTCACGGCTTAGTTGTAAATCGGTTTGCTCTAAATGGTTCGAGTACAAATGCACATCGCCGCCAGTCCAAACAAAATCACCGACCTCTAAGTCGCATTGTTGCGCCATCATATGCACCAGCAATGCATAACTAGCGATGTTAAACGGCACACCTAAAAATATATCCGCACTGCGCTGATATAACTGGCAAGACAATTTGCCATCGGCAACGTAAAACTGAAAAAAAGCATGGCACGGTGGTAACGCCATGTTTTCGATTTCGCCCACGTTCCACGCACTAACAATTAAACGGCGCGAGTCTGGGTTACTTTTAATCTGCTCAACGATTTGGGTGATTTGGTCAATATGACGACCACCCGCCGCAGGCCAGCTGCGCCACTGCGAGCCATAAACAGGGCCGAGGTTACCGTCTTCATCAGCCCACTCATCCCAAATTTTGACGCCATTCTCTTTTAAATAGGAGATGTTGGTATCGCCACTCAAAAACCACAGTAGCTCGTGAATAATCGAGCGCAGGTGCAGTTTTTTGGTGGTCACCAAAGGAAAGCCTTTGCTTAAATCAAACCGCATTTGATAGCCAAAACAGCTGTACGTGCCCGTACCGGTACGATCTTCTTTGAAGGTGCCGTTCTCACGCACATGACGCATCAAATCGAGATATTGTTTCATGCTTTTTGTTCCTCGGTTTTCGGGCTGCGATAGGCCACCACCAGCAAGATCGCGCCAATAATAATCATAGGTAAACTAAGCAGCTGGCCGCGGCTCATCCAACCAAATGCATCAAAACCAATTTGTGCATCGGGCTCGCGGAAAAATTCGGCAAAACTGCGGAAGATACCGTACCCCATTAAAAATACAGCACTCACCGCTTTTTGCGGGCGCGGACGTGACGAATAAAACCACAGAATAACAAACAGTAAGAAGCCTTCCAACGCCGCCTGATAAAGCTGCGATGGGTGGCGCGGAACATCCCCACCGTGCGGAAACACCATGGCCCAAGGGACGACCGCAGGATCAGCCATACGACCCCATAATTCGCCGCCGATAAAATTACCGATACGACCAAACATTAAACCAAGCGGTACAAAGGGAACGCCGAAGTCAGCAACATCAAAGAAGCTGCGTTTGTACTTCCGACAGAAGTAGGCAATCGCCAGAGCAACACCCAACAAGCCACCATGAAACGACATACCCCCTTCCCAAACTCGTAACAGCCAGAGAGGGTCGTCTAAAAATTGTCCGAAGTTGTAAAACAATACGTAACCACAACGGCCACCTAAGATAACGCCCATAGCACCAAAAAAGATCAAGTCAGACACCTGCTGTGCATCCCAATTATTGCTGCTTTTTTTCGCGCGATAATTAGCTAACCCCCAGGCGGTGCCAAATGCCAATAAATACATGATGCCGTACCAATGCACTTTCAGCGGCCCAAGCTCAATGGCGATGGGATTGATTTCTGGATATGTAAGCATAACGAGTTCCCTGCAACGAGACGTCAAATGGGCAATAAGCTTGCCGGAGCAAGATGACGAATCGACGAATATATAAGTAAAAATCGCACCTGACGCTGGGCCTTAAAAAGCCAAGAAGCGAATTCCGACGACGAAGAGTAACACGGCAAACGCTTTTTTTAGCAGCACCGCATCGAGGCGATGCGCTAAGCGCGCACCGACTCTAGCAAACGGGACACTGGTAATGGCAATACCTAGGATGGCGGGCCAAAACAAGAAGCCCGTTGTCCACTCCGGCAAATCAGCATGACCCCACCCCGTTAAGACATTACTAACAGCGCCAGTCAGTGCAATCGGAATACCGCATGCTGCCGATGTGGCAACCGCCTGACGCATAGGAAATCGCATCCAGCTCAAATAAGGCACTGTGAAGGTACCGCCACCAATACCAAACCATGACGAGCCAAAGCCAATCACACCACCAGCACTCATTAAACCAGCCGCACTTGGACGCTTGCCGGTACTGCCAGGTTCAATATTGAAGTACATCTTAATAGAAAGCAGTAATGCGAACACACCGATGATGTTTTGCAATACCGGCCCCGGCACTGAGGTAATTAGCAACACGCCTACGAATGTGCCGCCAACAATACCCGCCGTCATGGCTTTTACGATGCTCCAGTCAATTGCACCATTGCGATGATGTTCCCAGACCGAACTCATAGACGTAAATACAATCGTCGCCAACGAGGTCGCTACCGCCATATGAGTAGCCACCGAATCGCTAACACCTTGAGCTGCAAAGGTAAAAATAAGTACTGGCACGATCACCATGCCACCGCCAACACCAAACAATCCTGCCAACACGCCAGCGATTGCGCCAACGATGAGATACAGCAAAAACATGCGGCAAAACTCAGTAATTTAATAGGGCGGGCATTATGGCGCAAAACGGGCTGGTGTACGAACCTCACCGCTACGCCAAGCAGGCTAAAAAACCAGTTTTTGGGTACACTAGCGGCATGTGTTTAATCGTCTTCGACTGGCAACCCAAGCAATCACAATGGCTAACCTTAAGTGCCAACCGTGATGAGTTTTTTCAGCGGCCTGCGTTACCACTAGCCGAGTGGGACGATGCGTCGGGGGTTATCGCTGGCCGGGATTTAGAGCAAGGTGGCACTTGGCTGGGCATTAGTCGCTCGGGACGCTTTGCTGCGTTAACCAACATACGTGTGATGAATGCTGGCCCAGAACACCCCGTATCACGCGGACATCTTGTGCTTGATTACCTGAAGTCTAATCTAGCCCCAGAAGCTTGGCTAAATAGCTTAACAACCAGCGCATATGCGCCATTCAATCTCATCGTCGGCACCACAGATTCACTTTTCTATCTGCGCAATCACCCAGACCGCTATCAAACCGAGCTAAAGCCCGGACTCTATGTGGTCAGCAATGCGCAACTCGATACGCCTTGGCCAAAAGCCATATTAGCCAAACAACAATTGGCAACTTGGCGAGAACAGCAGAGCCAAGACTCAACCATACCTTTGAGCAGTCTCACCAAACTATTATCTCGTCATGAGATCTACCCAGACCACGAACTCCCTAATACTGGCGTACCACTTGCTTGGGAGCGGTTATTATCAGCACAGTTTATTCAAGCGCCGGGCTATGGAACCCGTTCTAGCACCGCACTTGTCGGCCAAAAGAATACACTGCATGTAGCCGAAACAACGTGGAATGCCAAAGGCAACGAGCAACAAACGGAACAATTCAGCGTCATCTTGTAACGATTCCTTTACCTCACGGGCGCGGCGCAACAGAAGCCAACATCTGGTTACAAATCATTGCGATGAAATAGCGATCTGAATCACATTTTTTAAAATCTCTGTCCATACTCAATGTATGAGATACGACACACACTACCGCATGACGAGCACGCCTCGTTCAAATAAACATCTAGCGATCCCTGCCGTGATCGGGCTGCTGTGCGTCGGTCTTTTATTCGCTGCACTGGCAGCAAGTGTGAACACCAAGCCTTACATGCCACCGAATGTGGCGCAAAAGTATATGGAAGAATGGCTAATAGAATCGTCGCGCCATGTTGCCGGTGAAGTTCGTTTAAAGCACATTCAAAACATTGAACCTTTCTATCTACACCGCGACTATCAACCGGTATGGATGGACAGCTATGAGTTAAAACCTGCGGCTAAAGAACTGATTCAAGTGCTGCGCGAAACCGCAGGCGACGATTGGCGTAACTATGGCTACGCTCTGCCAACGTTAGAGCGTGAAACCAACCGTCTATCGAATGTACCGAAGCAAGCAACTGCGGTAGATATTCTGCTCACCGATGCCTTCATTACTTATGCTCAACAATCACTAAACTCAGAGCTTATTCCCGACACGGGCGAACTCGACCACCCGATTCGCAAAGTATCGTCGGAGCAACCTTTATCGAGCATCACCACTGAGGATGTGGTGCGCTTGCTACAAAAATCGGTTGAAGACGACAATCTTGACGAACTATTGACCCAGCTAACTCCAAACCAACCTGGCTATCTCAAACTACGTGAACAGCTGAATCGTTATCGATCTATTGATGCAACGGGTCTTTGGGAAGAGTTGCCGGCAGATATGCAAGTAAGTGAAGGTCAGCGTCATAAAATGATGCCTTATCTGCGTTGGGTGCTAGGTCAGTATGGCGACATGCCTAAAGGGGCTTTGTCTTGGCTCTTCAAGGAGAAAGAAAGCCACAGCCAATGGCCGCTGGAAGGTGAAGAGATCAATATGGAAGAACCACGCTTCTTATTTGACGAACCCTTAAAAGAAGCCGTAATGCACTTTCAAAAACGTCACAAATTAGAAGTCACTGGCGAGTTAAACGATGAAACCCGCTTACAACTAAATATTCCGCCGTACCAGATCGCACAGCGTATCGCTCTGAACATGAAGCGCTGGCGTCACCTGCCACGCGAACTTGGGCAGCGCCATATCATGGTCAACATGGCTGACTTCCGTTTACGCTTGATGGATGGCAATACGCCAACACTCGATATGAAAGTCGTGATCGGTAATTTACAACGCCGTACGCCCGTCATGAGCGAAATGATGAGCACGATAGAAATTTCGCCCACTTGGACTGTGCCAGCTCGCATTGCTGCTACTAGCCTATTGCCACAAATTAAACGTAATCCAGCCTACCTCGAACAAAAAGGCTTTAGAGTTATCACGTACCAAGATGGCGCGCCTAAATATGTATCGACCAAAGACATCAACTGGAATAAATACAGCAGCAAGTATTTCCCATATACCTTAGTGCAACAGCCGGGACCTGATAATGCACTAGGAACCGTTAAATTCCTATTTCCAAACCTACAAGACATCTACCTTCACGATACGTCACATCGCGAGCTATTTGCTTTGGAAAAGCGAGCACTCAGTTCTGGCTGCGTTCGTGTAGAACAACCGCGATTACTGGCGGAGAAACTTCTCGCACGTCAAACAGGCTGGCAGCGCTCTAACATTGATGCTGCTATTGATCAAAACCGCACGTCACGTATTCGCTTAGAGCAACCCGTACCAGTCTACTTAATGTATTGGACTACTTGGGTCGATGACGATGGTGTCCTGCAAGTTCGCGAAGATGTTTATCAGCGCGATTTAACCGCCGGTATGGCCTCGCATCGCCAAGCAAGTCTGTAATCTTTATTTCGCACGCCGTAATCATGCCTAAGGCGGGCTTAACCGAGCGTGGTTACACTAATCATCCTGACATAACTGTCCTTAGCGACTATCAATACCTGCTCAAATGCGCCAGAGCGGCAATCCTTTGGCATACTGACGACTTCTTGTAACCGAACTGTAACTGAGGTGTCCTTGGTATGCTGGATCGTCGTCGTTTTCTTCAACAGGCCGCACTAGTCGGAACTGCCGGATTGGTTGGTATTAGCCCATTGGCCAATGCCGCAAGCCAAGAAGAAAAAACACTGCGTCTATACAACATACACACTGGCGAATCCTTAAAAGCGACGTTTTGGGCAGATGGCGGCTTCATTGACAGTGAAGTGCAAGACATTGACCTGTTAATGCGTGACCACCGCGCTAATCAAGCCTTAGCGATGCAACGCGATCTTTATCTAAATCTATATCGGCTACAGCAAGCGCTGAATCCTAATCAGCCAATTCAAATCATCTCCGGCTATCGTTCACCACAAACCAATCAAATGCTGCGCGCTGCAAGCAATGGTGTTGCTAAACACAGTTTACACATGGAAGGCCGAGCCTTAGATATTCGTTTCCCTGGAATTTCTTGCCGCGACCTGCAAAAAGCAGCGCTGCAAATGAGAAAGGGTGGAGTTGGTTATTATCCGCAGAGTGGATTCGTACATATAGATACTGGCCGCGTACGCCAGTGGACAGCCTAACGACTAGACAGCCCTTCACGAGTAAGTATTGCGCCTACTCGTTTAGCCTTTCGACAATGGACCAATAATGCGTCCGAAGCCCGCCTTCTCCAGTACCAGCTGAATGGTTGAAGCGATAACCTGACCACTTTCCATCGTTAACACTTCTGCCAATAAGTTATCCGCCCATTCACGGCTAATACCGCGAATCACCGACTTCACTTTCGGTAAGTTGGTTGAGTTCATGGATAGCACGTCATAACCCATCGCCATCAACAATACAGCCCCCATAGGGTTTCCCGCCAACTCACCACAAACACTGACTGGCTTATTCTCGGCATGAGCGCCATCTACAATAAGCTTTAGAGCGTGCAAAACCGCAGGATGAAAGGCTTGATACAAGTCGGCAACACGCGGGTTATTGCGATCCACTGCAAGCAAATATTGCGTTAAGTCGTTACTGCCTACAGACAGGAAATCAACCCGCTGTGCTAACTCGCGAATTTGATAAACCGCAGCTGGGACTTCAATCATGACGCCAATTTCTGGCATCTCGACATCGAAGCCTTCTTCTAACGTTTCAACGTGAGCTCGATAGATAAGATGCAACGCTTCATCAACTTCGGTGACGTTACTCACCATAGGTAACATGATTCGCAGGTTATTTAAGCCTTCACTCGCCTTCATCATGGCGCGCACTTGCACCAAAAAGATTTCAGGATGATCTAAGGTCACACGAATGCCACGCCAGCCTAAAAAGGGGTTGGCTTCGTTGATCGGAAAATAGGTTAACGATTTATCGCCGCCAATATCCAAAGTACGCATAGTCACTAACGCAGGGCTAAAGGTCTCTAGCTGCTCACGATACGTTTTTTGCTGCTCGCTTTCACTTGGGAAGCGATC containing:
- a CDS encoding RHS repeat-associated core domain-containing protein, producing the protein MISLILACIRRTMIRLYLIRFRLLTSERVRFLQKLASGGLYDTDTGLIRFRYRDYDPETGRWTARDPIGFDGGDNNMLASYLLKVCFIGKYLSC
- a CDS encoding dihydrofolate reductase — protein: MKLSLMVAVAQNRVIGRNNALPWYLPEDLKYFKKTTLGKPIIMGRKTFESIGKPLPGRTNIIITRQPDFTADGIKVVHTVEAARELAESICLVNGQDEAMIIGGAEIYGLTLPHCDRLYLTEVHADVEGDAFFPEYDKAAWQEVAREDFAADGPNPYDYSFVVYEPA
- the thyA gene encoding thymidylate synthase, whose amino-acid sequence is MKQYLDLMRHVRENGTFKEDRTGTGTYSCFGYQMRFDLSKGFPLVTTKKLHLRSIIHELLWFLSGDTNISYLKENGVKIWDEWADEDGNLGPVYGSQWRSWPAAGGRHIDQITQIVEQIKSNPDSRRLIVSAWNVGEIENMALPPCHAFFQFYVADGKLSCQLYQRSADIFLGVPFNIASYALLVHMMAQQCDLEVGDFVWTGGDVHLYSNHLEQTDLQLSREPLPLAKLVIARKPDSIFDYKFEDFVIEGYESHAHIKAPVAI
- the lgt gene encoding prolipoprotein diacylglyceryl transferase, translating into MLTYPEINPIAIELGPLKVHWYGIMYLLAFGTAWGLANYRAKKSSNNWDAQQVSDLIFFGAMGVILGGRCGYVLFYNFGQFLDDPLWLLRVWEGGMSFHGGLLGVALAIAYFCRKYKRSFFDVADFGVPFVPLGLMFGRIGNFIGGELWGRMADPAVVPWAMVFPHGGDVPRHPSQLYQAALEGFLLFVILWFYSSRPRPQKAVSAVFLMGYGIFRSFAEFFREPDAQIGFDAFGWMSRGQLLSLPMIIIGAILLVVAYRSPKTEEQKA
- a CDS encoding sulfite exporter TauE/SafE family protein; protein product: MFLLYLIVGAIAGVLAGLFGVGGGMVIVPVLIFTFAAQGVSDSVATHMAVATSLATIVFTSMSSVWEHHRNGAIDWSIVKAMTAGIVGGTFVGVLLITSVPGPVLQNIIGVFALLLSIKMYFNIEPGSTGKRPSAAGLMSAGGVIGFGSSWFGIGGGTFTVPYLSWMRFPMRQAVATSAACGIPIALTGAVSNVLTGWGHADLPEWTTGFLFWPAILGIAITSVPFARVGARLAHRLDAVLLKKAFAVLLFVVGIRFLAF
- a CDS encoding NRDE family protein; this encodes MAQNGLVYEPHRYAKQAKKPVFGYTSGMCLIVFDWQPKQSQWLTLSANRDEFFQRPALPLAEWDDASGVIAGRDLEQGGTWLGISRSGRFAALTNIRVMNAGPEHPVSRGHLVLDYLKSNLAPEAWLNSLTTSAYAPFNLIVGTTDSLFYLRNHPDRYQTELKPGLYVVSNAQLDTPWPKAILAKQQLATWREQQSQDSTIPLSSLTKLLSRHEIYPDHELPNTGVPLAWERLLSAQFIQAPGYGTRSSTALVGQKNTLHVAETTWNAKGNEQQTEQFSVIL
- a CDS encoding L,D-transpeptidase family protein, producing MTSTPRSNKHLAIPAVIGLLCVGLLFAALAASVNTKPYMPPNVAQKYMEEWLIESSRHVAGEVRLKHIQNIEPFYLHRDYQPVWMDSYELKPAAKELIQVLRETAGDDWRNYGYALPTLERETNRLSNVPKQATAVDILLTDAFITYAQQSLNSELIPDTGELDHPIRKVSSEQPLSSITTEDVVRLLQKSVEDDNLDELLTQLTPNQPGYLKLREQLNRYRSIDATGLWEELPADMQVSEGQRHKMMPYLRWVLGQYGDMPKGALSWLFKEKESHSQWPLEGEEINMEEPRFLFDEPLKEAVMHFQKRHKLEVTGELNDETRLQLNIPPYQIAQRIALNMKRWRHLPRELGQRHIMVNMADFRLRLMDGNTPTLDMKVVIGNLQRRTPVMSEMMSTIEISPTWTVPARIAATSLLPQIKRNPAYLEQKGFRVITYQDGAPKYVSTKDINWNKYSSKYFPYTLVQQPGPDNALGTVKFLFPNLQDIYLHDTSHRELFALEKRALSSGCVRVEQPRLLAEKLLARQTGWQRSNIDAAIDQNRTSRIRLEQPVPVYLMYWTTWVDDDGVLQVREDVYQRDLTAGMASHRQASL
- a CDS encoding DUF882 domain-containing protein; this translates as MLDRRRFLQQAALVGTAGLVGISPLANAASQEEKTLRLYNIHTGESLKATFWADGGFIDSEVQDIDLLMRDHRANQALAMQRDLYLNLYRLQQALNPNQPIQIISGYRSPQTNQMLRAASNGVAKHSLHMEGRALDIRFPGISCRDLQKAALQMRKGGVGYYPQSGFVHIDTGRVRQWTA